Genomic window (candidate division WOR-3 bacterium):
GAATATGGTAGGAAACGTAAAGTTAGCAGAGCGCCGCCTCAGAAAGAAAATAGCTTCTTCAATAAATGTTCCTGAAGAGAAAGCCTTGGACTATTATAATCTAATTGCTTTTTCTGAAAAAGACGGGACTCTCAGTAAGTTTGAGACAAGAGCGGTTTCCTATACAAATTACTATATCTGTCCACTAGAACAGGTGGTAATAAGCGAAAATAAGGAGCTGAGAATAAAGAGTATAGATTCACTTATTAACATTGGCTCTGACCAAACATTTACCAAAGGTACAGCTGTTTGCCGCTTCATAGGTTTCTCTAACCCGCCTATCCTCCTATTCGCAAAACCTTCAAGCGTGGAAACCGACAAGATCGCTGATGAGATTAAAAAATTGGAGGCATACATAGAGAAGCTGGAAGAAGAGAGAAAGAGCGGAAGAATATCGAAAGACGTGTATGAAAAGCTGAAGGAGGAATACGAGGAAAGACTTGAAAAATTAATAGATAAGCTTCCATTATGAGTATTAATTGGTTGAAGGATATAAGATAAAAATAGTGTACCTAATTTATACTGTGTACCTGTAGGGACATTTTTATTCTAAAAGCTAATGCTATTCTTTAGAATATTTTTCTTTTAGTGATTTATAAGTCCTTTCTGAAATCTTTCCTTCTTTAAATAGTTCTTCAAGCCTCTGTAATTTCTCTTCTTTCGTCTCTGCTCCTACTAATGATACAACAGGAACTACTGAGACAATTCTGGTCTCCTTATCTATTCTTATGGAGTATTCTCCTTGCATGTTTATATTTGCAAATATTTTTTCTAAATCTTCTTCGCTCATTTTGAACTTTGTTGCTAATTCGCCCAAGGTTAGCCTATTATTATAGCTACTGATTGTACCTATTATAGTCTCATCAGCCTTTTTTATAGAATTCATCAGAAAACTTTGAAAATAACCTATCAAAGCATCTACTATAGCAAACAAGATTAAAAACCATATGAAATCATAGAAAAGAGGCATCTGGAAAGCTTTTATTAAAGACTCTGTCCTAATAATCCAAATTACCTGGAAAAGCAGGTAAGCAAAATAAATCAAAAACAACCCTCTCTCAACATATCTTATTATTATCATTCGCGATGAAATAGCACGTTGAGTACTGCTCATTTTAAACTAAATTTATTATTTGCCTAATTTAAACTTTATTCTGAAAACATTGGAAAGATCTTATCTGAGTCCATTCATTTCTTCCACCTGTTTATCAGCTCCTCGATCTTTTTCTCGTATTCGGTCTTAAGTTTTTCATAGATTTCCATAGAAACTTCTCTCCTCTCTTTTAACTGTTCAAGTCTCTCTAAATATTCTTCATATTTTTTAATCTCAGCCTCTATTTCTTTAATACGTACAGAAGTCAAGGATGATAAAGATAAAGGAGTAGGTGATTTCCATATTAATCCTCCAATGCCCCCAGATAGGAGAAAAACGATGCCTATGGAAAAAACCTTCAATAAAATAGATAATTGATTCAGGGGATCTTCCATATAAATAACGACCATAACTACTAAGACTCATTATACCGAGAACTCCAAGGATAAAACTGATTCCAGAAAAGACCAGTAGAATGATAGAACCAGCAGTAACTATGCTCTTATCAGTAGAAAGCATGAGAAATGCACCTATTAGAAGAAAAGTTATTATTCCAGATCCTATAGCGATTATTAATCCTCCCACCCCATAAGGAGCCATTAAGCTCGACACAGCTAAACCGCTCACGGTAAGGAAAATAATGCCTGTAAGCGATAATACGAATGCTATTTTTATTTTATGCATTTTTAAGTTAACGTAATATTCTTGTTTTTTATCTTTTTTGCAATACTAGCTAATCTTGGATAGTAGTTATACCTATGCTTTTGCTTTTAAATACTGTCGGGACATTTGGAAAAACTCGATTCAAAAAAAATTCACAGTAGAAAAATTTATAAAGAAGCTATATTATATCAACATGAAATGAAGAGAATAGAGTTTTTTAAAGACAGGCGAGGTATAAGTGGTGTGGTGGTAGCTATATTACTTACGGTAATAGGTATTGCAGGTGTCGTGCTCCTTTGGACAGTGATACTGCCGATGTTTACTAATATAGATTTTGTGATATTGAATGCAAAGTTGCTGATTACGAATACCGGGAAATGTTTCATTGAGATAGAAATAATGAATAGTGGTGGTATGGATATAACGAAGTTAAAAGTTAAAGATGCAGAAGGAACTTTCGGTGTTGAGAATCTCTTAGATGCGGGGGAAGTTCTCAGAAAAGGAGAGAAAAGAACCTTTGTTAAAGAAATTTCAGATAAGGGTATACAATCCGGCAACACATACCTTATTCAAGTAACAGCCGAAGGAGGCGGGCGTTATACTGATAAAACAATATCTGTAACTGCTGTTAGTCAGTAGCTTATTATTAATCCCCTAAACGTAATCTGTTTTTCGTTTTTCTGAAAAAATAGTGGTATTAATAAAACATAGCCATCATTAATTGTCTTGATTTGAAAATAAATTTGTTTAGAAAAGAGGAAAAATTTACCATGTTGAGCTCTTCTTTTTAAGAAAAAGGTTTGGTATGCAACGATGTCAATGTTTTGTTAATTAAAAACTTAAAATATCCTGTCTAATTTCATAGAGTGATTTTGTTGTTTTGAACCTCAAAGTTATATAGGTGTAAAAACTTTATATACGTCTTCTTTCTTTATCTATGGGAAATGCCTGAGTCAATAACTATTGTTGTACCCACGGAAGGAAAACAAATCGAGATAGAAGTTGAACCCTACCATACCCCAAAGGATATAATAGACCTAGTAATAAGTCAGCTTAAGCTGAGAAGTGGTGAATGGGTGTTGACTCTAGGAAGCAAAGAAATTACATCGAATGATACGAGAACACTGGGAGAAATTGGAATAAGAAATGGAGATGTGCTACATTTAATGCCCAGAGTAATAGGAGGAATGTATTAATAACCGAAAGGATTTAGAAATGTTACCGATAAATCTATTGCTTAAAAGGCTCGAAAACGAGGAAAACGAACTTCGGAATTCTCCTTATGTCAGAAGATATTTCAAAACAGATTATTTTTCTGGAGAAAGAGGTAGAAAGATGAACGTTTATACAGTGTACGGATGGGAGGAAGTTGAAGTTGTTAGAACATACGAAGTAGAGTTTGAAGCACCATGCTACTACAGGCCTAGAGAAGGAGCGGACCCATTGCCGTTGACTACAGGCGTTGTAAGGATCTACGTTTTAAGATGGTATCCATACTATGACGACAGTAGGCGGCTAGGGGCTCCTGTAAGGCTGGTTTGGTTGTCTCCTATATTCCATCCGAACATTGCCCCCGGGGAAAGGTTTGGAGGGAACGGTGTAGTATGCTGGAATTTATTAAAAGCATCGATGACAAAAATGTCACTTATTGGGATAATAGAGGGCTTAAGGGTTTTAATTTCTAATCCTTATCCTGACGATCCTATTTCAATCCCGAAAATTTGTAAAGATGCTGCAGAATATTTTAAGAAGCATCCTCCTCCAAAATTGCTGAGGAAAAATGTCTAGTTATAGTAATGATATCTATGAAGCTTACATTTCAATTAAGGCTTTAGCAAAAATAGAGAATCATGCTGCCTTAAATGAAAATGTTGAAGTACTTGGTTTCCTTCTTGGAGATTTTTGTGAGTGGAATGGAAAGAATTATACTTTAATAATAGATAGTCAACCTGTCAAAAGCATCTCAAAGCCAGATATTGTAAAACCCCATGAAAATTCTTTAGCAAAAGCCTTAAGTAAAATTAGTAAGACATTAAAAGAAAATATTATAGTTGGTTGGTATCATTCACATCCTGATTATGGATGTTTTTTATCTTCTATTGATATTCAAACTCAAAAAAATTTCTTTTCAAATCCTAATCATATCGCATTAGTAATTGATCCAGTAAGAATGGAACTAAAGTTATTCAAACTTATAGATGATTCGTACAGGGGAATATCGTTTGCTGTTTTTGAAGAAGTGAAGAAAAATGAATAATGAATATGATAGTGTTAAGTTAAAGGTTAAAAAGATTATTGAAAGAGAGGTAAAGAAAATTCAACCGCCAATTCCACCAAAATACAGATATGTAATTGTTCATCCGATTGGTGAAATGCCTTTCCATTACCGACCTTTTTTAAAACAACTCAGGAAATACAGCCATATTAGGAATAAAGATATTTGGAAACTTGTTGTCTGTCTTCTACTTTTAAATTCTATTCTAAGTATACCATTGGTTTATTTTATTTTTATACTTCATGTTCAGATGACTTTAAACGAAATAAATATTATGCATTTAGAAGGAAATAAAGTAAAAATATCAGTAAGAAATATTAATTGGTTCGTTAACACCATTACAAATGTCTTTACAGAATTATCTGTTAAATCAATTCCAAGTAATACTACAATAAAATTAAGCTATGTCGATGAGATCGATTTTCCAATCAATGAGAACGATAGATTGCTAGTTGTCAATGTGGAGGTCAAGCTTTTAGGTATTTTACTATTTAGAGGGGTGAGATTTTATGAGTTATAAGAAATTAAATGTTATCTTATTTTTACTAATATCACAATCATTGTTTATCAATATCAGAATACTCTGTTCATCTAATAATCAAGCTATCATATTTATTTTTAGGACTTTAGATGATGAAATTCCGATCAACGGCTTTCTTATCTTAAAGGCTTATAACAATTCCTTTTTTAAGAATTACGAAATAGTAGATGGAGAAGTTAAGCTTCATCCCAATTATAATAATCTTAATGCAAGCATTATTTGGGTTCCCTTTAACAGGACGATAATGGAGCTTGGAAAAATAGCAAATATAAACCCTTCTGGATTCATAATTTTAAAATTAAATGTAATAAATACCAAGTTAAAATGTGATACTCCGGGTGTAAATATTTCTAGAATAAAGCTATATCTCAATATTTATGATGAAAATCAGTCAAAAATTTGGGAAATGTACGAAGGGTCTATAAATTTAACTATGCCTGTTAGTGCTCAATTCAATTATAACGTAATTTATCCTTTTTTGGGAGAAAATTTCACAATATGTAGTGGAGAAATAAGTGCTAAGAAGGAACAAATCCTTAAACTAGATGTAATCGATATTAAAAGCATATGCATAAGATTAAGTAAAGCTATAAGCAATATAGTAATAAAGCTCGATTACGGCGGGAATTCTCTTTTCATAGGAAAAACCAATGAAAGCGGGATCTTAAAAGCACCCTCTTACATAATTCCAACTTCTATCGAGAATCTTTATTGGTTAGCTTTATATGAGGATAAAGAGGTTGGAAAAAGTCCATTTATAAAGGAGGATATGGAGGTCGTTTTGAATATAACTGATATCTACTTTGTATGCCTAAATTTTATCGACTTAGATGGAGGAAAAATAGGATATAACGAATTAGAAATTTATATAAATAAAACTCGATTAGAAAAACCCTTTTTTACACTTCTGGGTGGCAATTATATTTTGACAGTTAAACGTAGAGCAGATCCCTATTGTTTAAACGTTGGCACAAATATGACAAACCTTCCAGTAAATAAAGATATCAATATGACAGTAGAATGTAATTTAAGGAGATTTAATGCGCGTATCCACCAATTACAAGTCGAATGGCTTATTGGTGTTTTTAACAATCAACCAGTTTTATTACAGTATTCTGATGACATGTTGATTCCTTTTGGTACATTTTCCATGTATTCAAATAACTCTCTTATCGGGTACTTAAATAATAATGAAATTGGATTAAAAGTAGTTAAGCTATCGGAGAAAGTAGAAATAGTAAGTTATGAGCCGAGTTTAATATTAAACATTCCGGTGTTAATTATCCTTCAGTTATTGTCCCTGGTGCTATCAAACATTATCCTCATAAAATGGTATAAATCCAGAAGGAAATCGGTTAATTAGGCCTGGTTAAGTTGAGCTATTTTGACTAAATCAACATTATTGCAATTCCAACATTTTTCATTAGGGACAGATTTAAGCAATTCATTAATACAACTTTCATGATAAGGAGTTAGACAAGATGGACAAAATAGAAATTCCTCTATGGATTCAACTTTTCCCATGCATACAGGACACTTAGATAATAATACATCGTTAACATCAAGCATAATCGTTGAAGTAACTTTTTGTTGATTCTCCTCGCCTCTTATCAAATTTATAGCTTTCGGAAGAACCGTTATTCTTATTGGCAGAATATCACGGCTTTCGTATTCAGAAGGTTTAATTAATCTCATTTGATCTCTTGTAACTGATGGAATAACTATTCTGCCTTCTCTTATTTTTACCAATGGAAGTGGGATTTCAAAGTCTTTACCATTAATATCAACAAGTAAAGCGATAGCATGAAGAGTATTTGTCTCAACAAATATTACATTCTTGACTGTACCTACAAACCCTTCTTCTGAAAATACTTCCTGTCCACTTATCCTGATTTTTCTAAGCATTATTGTATTGTTTACCTTGCCATAAAATTAGAATATAAGCTTTATCAACATTAACTATGATATTTCGATGAGATGCTTAGGAAAAGTTTATATTCGTTTTATTTGAACATTAACTTAATGCTGACGGTAAAAAGGATTACTACAATTACCCCTGTTTCTCCAAAAACTATAAAAGTTTCTCCTTTAAGAAAAGATAGTATAAGAATTAGATCTATCCGCAAATTACCACATTTTTTAAAAAGCCTTCTGGAAATCTACGATTTAAATACGTTGATTTCAGAAAGAAGAAACCTGCTTAGAGTCGAGGAACTTACTATCCTTAGATTAATTGAAGAAAAGAATGAGAGAAATAAAAGAATTATTCTGCAGGTTTTAGAAGATACTCATAGGAAGATTAATATGTTAAACCTAAAAATGTATGCCTTGTTTCACGAGATTCCAATTTCTGAAAACGAAATAGATAGTTGGAAGAAAGAAGTAATCAACATTATTGACTATATCTATGATGCACAAATGAATAATGTAGAATATCCATGTAATCTTGAAGAGTTCTTAAGTTCTAAAGTTTCTAAATTGGTTAATCTAAAAGAAGCACTCGATTATAATATTAGTGAGTTAGAAAAAAAAGTCGAAGAATTTGAAAAGGAACTTGACAATATTGAGATAAAATACTCCATAGGATTATTAGATAAAGCAAGTTACGATTTTATCAAAGGTAGAATCGAAGAAACCTTGGAAAATATATTTAGCGAGCTTAAGGAATTAAAGCATTTTAGTATGCAGATAGGGTTTGCATCTAAAGTTCAGCTAATAGAAAATAACTTACGTGAAATTCTTCAACAGATTACACAAGTTGAAGAAAAATATAGATATAATGAAATTAATGAAGAAGAATATAACAGATTAATAAGTGAATTAAAAAAGAAGGAAAGTAATCTGAATGAACAACTGACAATACAAAGAAAGATATTTACAGAATTTTGTGAAAAAATAGGTATGCTAAAGTATAAAGGATTTCTTAAAAAGATAGAAAAGTTATTGGTATAGTAGAAATAATGAGTATAAGGAGAATTAATAAGTATGATATCAATGAAGATGTTTTTAGTAGACAAGTTCTTATAGAGGGATGGAATCAAAAAACCATAGAAAAAGGAAAAGTTTTCTTGGCAGGTGCAGGGGCTCTTGGTAATGAAGTTGTAAAAAATTTAGTTTTGGCGGGAATAGGAAAGATATATATAATGGATTTTGACTATGTAATAAAAGCTAATCTTAATAGATGCATTCTTTTTGATCTTGAAGATGCCGAACTAAAAATTCCAAAAGTCGAGGCTATTGCAAAAAATATAAAGAAGATATTAAAAAACATCAATACTGAAATAATTCCAATTAATGGAAATTTACTAGAAATAGACGAAAATGAAGATTTTTTAAAAGAGGTTGATATATATATTTCTTGTTTAGATAATGTTGCTTCAAGGCTTAAATTAAATCTATTATCCCTGATTAATAATAAACCTTTAGTAGACGGTGGAATGGAAGGTTTTGAGGGATATGTAAGAGTAGTAATTCCGGGAAAAACTGCCTGCTTAGAATGTGATATGAATAAAGAAGTAGTTTCAGAAAGAATTTCCTGCAGTGGAAGAATGCTAGATAATGGAATAGTTCTCCCTCTTTCTTCAGTTTCATCAACTACTTCTATAATTGGGGGGGTTCAATCTCAAGAAGTGTTTAAATTATTATTAGATAAAGATAATAGCAAATTAAAAGGACTTGCTGGTAAAATACTGTACTATATGGGAAGTGTTAACTATATATCAATAGTTGAAGTAGATAGGAGGAAAGATTGCATATGCAACGATTTCTATTAATAAACTTCAAGA
Coding sequences:
- a CDS encoding PCI domain-containing protein, encoding MIIIRYVERGLFLIYFAYLLFQVIWIIRTESLIKAFQMPLFYDFIWFLILFAIVDALIGYFQSFLMNSIKKADETIIGTISSYNNRLTLGELATKFKMSEEDLEKIFANINMQGEYSIRIDKETRIVSVVPVVSLVGAETKEEKLQRLEELFKEGKISERTYKSLKEKYSKE
- a CDS encoding EsaB/YukD family protein; translated protein: MPESITIVVPTEGKQIEIEVEPYHTPKDIIDLVISQLKLRSGEWVLTLGSKEITSNDTRTLGEIGIRNGDVLHLMPRVIGGMY
- a CDS encoding PRC-barrel domain-containing protein, with protein sequence MLRKIRISGQEVFSEEGFVGTVKNVIFVETNTLHAIALLVDINGKDFEIPLPLVKIREGRIVIPSVTRDQMRLIKPSEYESRDILPIRITVLPKAINLIRGEENQQKVTSTIMLDVNDVLLSKCPVCMGKVESIEEFLFCPSCLTPYHESCINELLKSVPNEKCWNCNNVDLVKIAQLNQA
- a CDS encoding ThiF family adenylyltransferase — protein: MSIRRINKYDINEDVFSRQVLIEGWNQKTIEKGKVFLAGAGALGNEVVKNLVLAGIGKIYIMDFDYVIKANLNRCILFDLEDAELKIPKVEAIAKNIKKILKNINTEIIPINGNLLEIDENEDFLKEVDIYISCLDNVASRLKLNLLSLINNKPLVDGGMEGFEGYVRVVIPGKTACLECDMNKEVVSERISCSGRMLDNGIVLPLSSVSSTTSIIGGVQSQEVFKLLLDKDNSKLKGLAGKILYYMGSVNYISIVEVDRRKDCICNDFY